The genomic DNA CCTTCCATCGGCTATGAGCCGTGTCCACTCTTTTAGTCacctgtttttgtttttgtttttttaatatcaattattagaaagtgatccaaatcaattaaattaattagctaTCTATCTATCTAGAGACCTACCTCCTTGGCAAAAGGATTGAATGGAGCAAGGTATCTATTGGCCTGGCTGTTGATTGTGGGTTCAGCACTTCCACCTATAGCATACATTTCCCAATGAGTGTAGTCGTTGTTTACGACGTGGAAGTATCCATGTCTACACCTGCATGCAACCACACCACACCAATTCGATTCCAttccatttttaattatatatatatatatatatttgcagCAGAGATCAAACAAATACCTCGGCATTCTCTGGATAAGACCCTCTCCGAAATGGTTGTAAGCGATAGTCACTTGCATAAGCTTGTCTCTAGTATAGGAATCACTATGACCCAACAGCattacctatatatatattcgatCAAACATCTTAATTAGTTCTTCTTCGAtcatattctaaattaaaacttaaaacaaaCAAACCTCATTGTGGTGGGTGAAGTAGTTATTGGAGACAGTAATCGCGGTTGAACCCATCACAGCATCAACAAGCCCGTCAGCACAGTTAGATAGAGAATTATGATCAACCCAAATGTGACTCGACCCGAATATGGAAATGGCATCCCCATCTGCTATAGTCCTCCACCCAAAATGTGTAGGAGAACTCCTAACCATGGCATTACCTGTAGGCTTGCAGTCATGGATATGAAGCCCATGAATTATCACATTAGTGATGAACTGAATTGTAATGCAGGCGCCATTTGCAATGTGAACATTGACCCCACGGCCGTCTATTGTCTTGAAGCTGTTCATGATCAGTTCCTGTTTCAGAATGATCACCATGTCCCGGTTGAACACAATCCACAGGGGCTCTTCCTGGATGACTGCATGACGGAGTGTTCCGGGTCGGGGATTGACGGGATCGTCATGGCCCGGGTCTGTAACCACGTAGTAGCGCCCATCACGTCCTCCAATGGCATTCCGGCCAAACCCGATCCCACAGTCTGCCAACCGCTTACGGTTACGTTGCCAGTTGGGGTCACAGCGCCAGCAGTCATCAATTGGGTTTCCTGTTCCGCATGAGAAATACCCTAAATTCCTCCTCTCCGTGCTGTTCTTAATGCTCCTGCGCGCTCAATCGATCAAAATTACACATTATTAATTCAAGATTAATCCACATCTCTCTGTTATCAGAAATATTACTTGTTTGTCATTAGCATTCATGATTAACatgttatctaattaattacattcatagataataataataataatatacttcAAGTGTGTCGGTGACGTTACTGTTTTCTCACTTTTAATATCCGTGGGATTAGGATACCTATCCTATcctctcatctcatctcatgcAAGGACAAAGTCGGTCACTGAAGACATCTTGGCCAAATTTcctatattcaattattggggaGACAAGCCAACATGCTGCAtacttttcttctttctttttttatatccgTCCATGGCAAAAGAGAACCCAATACTAAATGTACATATATGCTGATAAGACGAGTAGTATTTCAATTAGgctttaaattttctttttcctagCGTTTGACCCACTTTATAATTGTAAAAGCTATTTGATGGTGATTACAACTATTCTGGAAAGTATGAGTGAAATGACAGTAATGCTAAAGGGGCAGTGGTTCCATTAATAATGTAATGTGGTATGATTATGAAGGAAGGGTATATGTCCTATTGGTTATGGGTATCGAGAGTGCTTATGGGCATCAGAATAAGTCTGAAATTTCATTCGACTGCAATGGCATGTggaaaaaataatcatattcaGGAAATATGAATTGTCAGGAaataaatataaggataaaatagtgGTCAAAGGGTAGAACGAAATACCAGTTTGACTGTTAAAAAAGAGAATGGGTGTCATTAAAAGTCAGCAAACTATTCAATGTTGATGTACAAGTACTATATAAATATACTGTTAAGTATTCTTAAATTTGAAGTTAATTTTAGCAACTTAACTGTTCTTGAAGGCGCCATTGATTTTTAACCACACACATCAACTTTCATAATGTCAAAGAATTAGATACCAATTATGTTTGttcacttttattattattattattcattatcaAGCATTCGATATTTATATCAGATTATTATAGATATACATTATAATACAAGTTGGTAAGAAAAATTAGTATGTTAGACAAAGAAAA from Impatiens glandulifera chromosome 9, dImpGla2.1, whole genome shotgun sequence includes the following:
- the LOC124915565 gene encoding probable pectate lyase 8 isoform X1 yields the protein MVISRKLVSVCSLFLLVLIVPAIAIGGLHKGISASISGETEEELQTSENTTMATNRLREIEALNEKAVQDPEEVASMVMMSIKNSTERRNLGYFSCGTGNPIDDCWRCDPNWQRNRKRLADCGIGFGRNAIGGRDGRYYVVTDPGHDDPVNPRPGTLRHAVIQEEPLWIVFNRDMVIILKQELIMNSFKTIDGRGVNVHIANGACITIQFITNVIIHGLHIHDCKPTGNAMVRSSPTHFGWRTIADGDAISIFGSSHIWVDHNSLSNCADGLVDAVMGSTAITVSNNYFTHHNEVMLLGHSDSYTRDKLMQVTIAYNHFGEGLIQRMPRCRHGYFHVVNNDYTHWEMYAIGGSAEPTINSQANRYLAPFNPFAKEVTKRVDTAHSRWKGWNWRSEGDLLLNGAYFIPSGAGASASYARASSLGAKSSSMVGTITANSGALLCRRGRQC
- the LOC124915565 gene encoding probable pectate lyase 8 isoform X2, with product MVISRKLVSVCSLFLLVLIVPAIAIGGLHKGISASIGETEEELQTSENTTMATNRLREIEALNEKAVQDPEEVASMVMMSIKNSTERRNLGYFSCGTGNPIDDCWRCDPNWQRNRKRLADCGIGFGRNAIGGRDGRYYVVTDPGHDDPVNPRPGTLRHAVIQEEPLWIVFNRDMVIILKQELIMNSFKTIDGRGVNVHIANGACITIQFITNVIIHGLHIHDCKPTGNAMVRSSPTHFGWRTIADGDAISIFGSSHIWVDHNSLSNCADGLVDAVMGSTAITVSNNYFTHHNEVMLLGHSDSYTRDKLMQVTIAYNHFGEGLIQRMPRCRHGYFHVVNNDYTHWEMYAIGGSAEPTINSQANRYLAPFNPFAKEVTKRVDTAHSRWKGWNWRSEGDLLLNGAYFIPSGAGASASYARASSLGAKSSSMVGTITANSGALLCRRGRQC